CGCGCAGCCCCTGCGGCTCGACTTCTTCGGCGAAGAGCTCGAAGCGATCCGCCGCTTCGACGCCGAGACGCAGCTCTCGTCGGACCAGATCGGCGAGATCGAATTGCTGCCGGCCAGCGAAGTGCCGCTCGGCAAGGACGAGATCAGCCGGTTCCGCGCCGGCTATGTCGCAGCGTTCGGCCCGGCGCACGACGACGATCCGCTCTACGAAAGCGTCAGTGCCGGACGCAAGCATCCCGGCATGGAGCATTGGCTGCCGCTGTTCTATGAGCGGCTCGACACGTTCTTCGACTTCGTGCCGCGCGCCCTCATCCTGCTCGGACACGAAACGGAAGAGAGCAAGACCGCGCGTCTCGAGCTGGTGAAGGACTATTTCGAGACCCGCGAGCAGTTCCGCCGGCCCAAGCCGGACGAGAAGCAGACCATCAAGGCGCCGCCCTACAAGCCGCTGAAACCCGCGACGCTCTATCTCATCGATGCCGAGTGGACGGCCGCGCTGGCCAGGCACAATGTGCGCGACCTGTCGCCCTTCCAGGCGCCGGAGTCGACCAGGTCGGTCGATGCCGGCGGCCGCCAGGGACGCGACTTTCAGCCCGAGCGCGCGGCCGGCAAGGTCAATGTCTTCGAAGCGGCGGCGGAGCACATCGCGGCGCTGCAGAAGGCCGGCAAGCGCGTCGTCGTCGCGTCGTGGAGCGCCGGATCGTCGGAGCGCATGGGCGGCGTGCTGTCGGATCACGGCGTGCCGGCGATCCGCGCGGTGGCGAACTGGCCGGATGCGCGCAAGCTGCATGGCGATGCGGTCGGCATCGCGGTGCTGGGCGCGGAGCGCGGCTTCGAGGCGCCGGATTTCGCGATCCTCTCCGAACAGGACATCCTGGGCGACCGCATGGTGCGGGCGCAGACGCGGGCGCGGCGGGCGCAGAACTTCCTGCAGGAAGCATCGAGCCTGGCGCCGGGCGACCTGGTCACGCATATCGAGCATGGCGTGGCGCGCTATCTGGGCCTCAAGACCATCGACGCGCTGGGCGCGCCGCATGATTGCCTGGAACTGCAATACGACGGCGGCAAGCTCTTCCTGCCGGTCGAGAACATCGAGCTGCTGACGCGCTATGGCGCGGAGGAAGGCAATGCCCAGCTCGACCGGCTGGGCGGCGCCGGCTGGCAGCAGCGCAAGGCGCGCGCCAAGGAGCGGGTGCGCGAGATCGCCGCCGAGTTGATGCGCATCGCGGCGGCGCGCGAGCTCAAGACGCTGGAGCCGGTCGATCCGCCGTCCGGGCTCTATGACGAGTTCTGCGCCCGCTTTCCCTGGCAGGAGACCGAGGACCAGGAGAAGGCCATCGCCGACACGATGGAGGACTTCGCCAAGGGCCGGCCGATGGACCGGCTGGTGTGCGGCGATGTCGGCTTCGGCAAGACCGAGGTCGCGCTGCGCGCCGCCTTCGCGATCGCGATGAGCGGGCAGCAGGTTGCGGTCGTAGTGCCGACCACGCTGCTGGCACGGCAGCATTTCCGCAACTTCTTCGAGCGCTTCAAGGGCTTCCCGGTCATGGTGCGACAGCTCTCGCGCTTCGTCGACGCCAAGGAGGCCAAACAGACCAAGGCCGAGCTGGCGGACGGCAAGGTCGACATCGTCGTGGGCACCCATGCGCTGCTCGCCAAGACCATCCAGTTCCACAACCTCGGTCTCGTCATCGTCGACGAGGAGCAGCATTTCGGCGTGACGCACAAGGAACAGCTCAAATCGCTGAAGGCCGACGTGCATGTGCTGACGCTGACCGCGACGCCGATCCCGCGCACCTTGCAGCTGGCGCTGTCCGGCGTGCGCGACCTGTCGCTGATCACCACGCCGCCGATCGACCGGCTCGCGGTGCGCACCTTCGTGACGCCGTTCGATCCGCTGGTGATCCGCGAGGCTCTGCTGCGCGAGCATTATCGCGGCGGGCAGAGCTTCTATGTCGCGCCGCGCATCGCCGACCTGCGCGAGGCGGAGGAGTTCCTCAAGGCGACGGTGCCGGAGGTCAAGGTCGCGGTCGGGCACGGCCAGATGTCCGCCCATGTCCTCGAAGAGGTGATGACGGCGTTCTACGAGCGCAAGGTCGACGTGCTGATCTCCACCAATATCGTCGAAAGCGGCCTCGACATCCCGACCGCCAACACGATGATCGTGCACCGCGCCGACATGTTCGGCCTGTCGCAGCTCTATCAGCTGCGCGGCCGCATCGGGCGGGCCAAGCAGCGCGCCTATGCCTATCTGACGACGCCGGCGGACCGGAAATTGACCGACACCGCGGCGCGGCGGCTCGAAGTGCTGCAGTCGCTCGACCAGCTCGGCGCCGGATTCTCGGTCGCGAGCCACGACATGGATATCCGCGGCGCCGGCAACCTGCTCGGCGAGGAGCAGTCGGGCCATGTCCGCGAGGTCGGCATCGAGCTCTACCAGGAGATGCTGGAAGATGCCGTGGCGCAGATGCGCATCGGTGACGGTGCGGCGGAGATCGCCGACCAGTGGTCGCCGACGATCAATATCGGCGCCGCGGTGCTGATCCCGGAAACCTATGTCGCCGACCTCAATGTCCGCATGGCGCTCTATCGCCGCCTGGCGGGGATCGAGAGCCGCGAGGACATCGACCGCTTCGCCGCCGAGCTGATCGACCGCTTCGGAGCGCTGCCGGACGAGGTCAAGCACCTGCTCGACATCGTGGCGATCAAGCAGCTTTGCCGCATCGCGCTGGTCGAGAAGATCGATGCGGGGCCGAAGGGCGGCACGATCGCCTTCCGCGGCGGCCAGTTCCCCAACCCACTGGCGCTGGTGAAGCTGATCAGCGCGCATGCCGGCACCATGAAGGTGCGGCCGGACCAGAAGGTCGTGGTGACGCGCGACTGGCCGTCGCCGGAATCGCGGATGAACGGCATCAAGAACCTGATGGGCCAGCTCGCGAAGCTGGCGGTCGCGGCGTGAGCGCGTTCACGGACGCGCTCGAAGCCGGCGATCTCGCCGCGATCCGCGCATGTCCTAAAGCCGACCTGCACATGCACTGCGCCGGCGGCGGCAACCGCGCCTTCATCCGCAGCCGCACCGGACGCGACATCGCGCCGGTCGCTGTGCCGCTGGACTCGATGGGCGCGATGCATGCGTGGTTCGCCGCGCATATCGGCGATCTCTTCAAGGGCGCCGACGGCATGCTGTTCAGCATGGAAGCGGCGCTGGAGCAGGCAAAGGCCGACGGCATCCGCCGTATCGAACTGGGCATCGATGTCTGGGCGATCACGCAAGGCTTCGCGTCGGCCGCCGACATCAGAGACCGGCAGATCGCCTGCCATCGCGCGACCGCGCCGGAGGTGGCGTGGCTGCCGCAGCTTTCGATGTCTCGCCATTGCAGCATCGCCGCGCTCGACCGCTGGCTCTCGCCGTTCCTGGAACTCGGGTTCTACCAGACCTTCGACCTGTCGGGCGACGAGCTGGTCCAGCCGATCGAGCGCTTCGTACCGCTCTACGCCAAGGCGAAGGCCGCTGGCCTGCGGCTGAAGGCGCATGTCGGCGAGTGGGGCACGGCACGCGACGTGCAACACGCGGTCGAACGGCTCGACCTCGACGAGGTGCAGCACGGCATCGCGGCGGCGGACGATCCGGCCGTCATGCGGTTTCTCGCCGACAATGGCATCCGGCTGAACATCTGTCCGACCTCCAACTTGCTCCTGGGACGGGTCGAGAATCTTGGGAGGCATCCGATCCGCAAGCTGTTCGACGCCGGCGTGATCGTCACCGTCGCCTCCGACGATGCGCTGATCTTCGGCAACGGCGTGTCGGAGGAATTCCTCGCGCTCCGCCGCTGCGGTTTGTTCAGCGCGGCGGAACTGGACCAGATCCGGCACAACGGTCTTTCGGACGTCTGAGTCCCCTTGCGTGCCGCTTCTCAGAACAGCGGCCTGCCCGTCGCCTGCGGCAGGGCGACGCCCAGAATCTTCGCCAGGGTCGGCGCGATGTCGCGCATGTCGATCTCGCCCAGAGCGCCTGTCTTCGCGAGCCCCGGACCGTCGATCAGGAAGGTCGCGCGCATCTCGGGATGGGCCGGGAAATAGCCATGCGTGCCCTTGTTGCTGCCGGGCAGCAGTAGCGCGGCGCCCGGCCTGTTCGCGGCCTCCCAGCCGGGATGGAAATCGACCCAGAAGCTCGGCTCCGTGCCGCCGCCCAGCGCGGCGATGGCCGGCGCGTCGATCACCGCGGCGATGCCGTTGGCGGGATCGGCCGCGAGCCTGGCGAGCAGCGCGGCGACCTTGGCCTTCAGCGCCGCATCGTCGGGGCGCGCCAGCACCACGGCCGCCGAGCCGCCCGCGGTCCAGGGCGACGCCTCCCAGCCCGCGACCTTGTGCGTCGCGGGGTCGAGGGTCACGAGGCCGGCGTCGATGAAGGCGGCGATCAGGTTCACGTCATGCTGCACCGGCGCGAAGCCGTGGTCGGAGACGATCGCGACGACCAGATCCGGCTCGGCCTTGCGCGCGGCGGCGACCAGGCTGCCGACCGTCGCGTCGGTCTCCTCCAGGATCGCATTCGCCTCGGGCGAGCCGGGGCCGAATTTGTGCTCGTAATGATCGAGCGCGGCGAGATGCAGCGTCGTGAATTGCGGGCGTTCGCGCGCAAGGAGCGCGGCGGTATAGGCGGCGCGGGTCGCGTCGTTCTCCGGCTCGGTGCCGGGCAATTGCGCCGCGGGCAGGCCGCTGTCGCGCGCCAGCGCATCCAGCAAGCCGTCGGTCGAGAGTGCGCGGATCAGCTTGAGGTCCTCCGGCGTCCAGGCCCGCCAATATTCCGGGATGTCGAAGTCGATGGATCGCGTGCCGACGCTGACCGGCCAGCCCAGACTCGCCGTCTTGCCGCCCGCCTTGTGCACGGCGTCCCACAGCGTGCCGACCTTGATGTCGGCGGCGTACCAGTACCAGCCCTCCAGGTTCTTCTGCAGCGGATCGAAGACGACGTTGTTCGAGATACCGTGCACGGCCGGCGCGGCTCCGGTGATCAGCGTCGTGTGGTTGGGATAGGTCACGGTGGGCAACATGTTGCGCACGCCGCTCGCCCAGGCGCCGCCGGCCATGACGGCGCGCAAATTTGGCAGCTTGAGGCCGCGCTTGTCCGCATCCGTCACGTCGCCCGGACGCAGGCCGTCGATCGAGATCATCAGGACCGGCTGGGCCGCGGCGGGCGCGGTCGGCGCCAGAAGCAGGGCGGCGGATAGAAGCAAGCGGCGCATGCGGGGACTCCGGTCCGGATGGAGGTCGATCAATGACCGGGAGATGTGACGGTGCTGTGTCGAAGGCGAGGACGCGGTGGGCGCGCCGCGCCGCGGAGGTGAGGGCGATTCGCCCGTCGCGGCGACGGAGAGGCGGGGGGATAAGTGGCGCGAAATAAATTCGGCGGGGCCCCTTGTTTCAGAAGGCCTGCGCCAAAGGTCAGTATGGCGGCGTCGGCTTCGCGCCGGCGCGGTTTTGGCTTGGGGAACACGCATGATCACGATTGTCGGCGCAGGGATGGGTGGCCTTACTCTGGCGCGGGTGCTGCACCGGGGCGGCGTCGACGCCGTGGTCTATGATGCCGATCCCTCGCCGACCGCGCGGCACCAAGGCGGGATGCTGGATATCCATGAGGATACCGGGCAGGCGGCGCTGCGGGCGGCCGGCCTGTCCGAGGGCTTCGAGAGGCTGGTGCTGGAGCAGGGCGACGCCCTGCGCATCCTGGACAAGACCGGCGCGGTGCGGCTGAGCCATCCCGGCAACGGGGCGCGGCCGGAGGTCGAGCGCGGCGCGTTGCGCGACCTGTTCCTGGCGTCGCTGCCGCCGGGCATGGTGCGCTGGAACGCGCGGGTAACCGGCGTGGCGCGGACGGACGAAGGCGGATTCCGCCTGTCCTTCGCGGACGGCAGCGCGGCGGAGACGGATGTGCTGGTCGGCGCCGACGGCGCGTGGTCGAAGGTCCGGTCGCTCGTATCGGACGCGGCCCCGATCTATGCGGGGCTGAGCGCGGTCGAACTGCGCTATCGCGATGCCGACGCCAAGCATCCCGTCGCGGCGGCGCTGGTTGGTAGCGGGATGATGATGGCGCTGTCCGACGGGCGCGGAATCCTCGGGCATCGCGAGCCCGGCAACGAGCTCTGCATCTATGCCGCGCTGCAGGTGCCGGCCGAATGGTGTGAGCAGACGATCACGCGCGAGATGCTGCGGGCGCATTTCGCCGACTGGCATCCCGACTTCCGCGCGCTGCTGGCGCAGAGCGACGGCGCGCTGCAGCCGCGGCCGGTCTGGGTGCTGGCCGTCGGGCATCGCTGGCCGCGCGTGCCGGGCGTCACGCTGGTGGGCGACGCGGCGCATCTGATGTCGCCCTTCGCGGGCGAGGGCGTCAACCTCGCGATGATCGACGGCGCGGACCTGGCGCGGGAGATCCTGGCGCGGCCCGGCGACATCGAAAGCGCCTTCGCGGCGTATGAGGCGGCGATGTTCCCGCGGGCGGAGGAGAAGGCGGTGGAGTCCGCCGCCGGGCTCGAGATGGCGTTCGCGCCGGATGCGCCGCGCGGGATGCTCGATTTCTTTGCGGGGCATGGGGACTGACAACCTCTCCCGCTCCGTTTCGCGCATACGCTGTCGCCATGCGCCTGCTCGAACCGGCACAAAGCAAAACATGAAGCTCCCACTGTCATCCCCGGCCGAGCACGAGTAAAGCGAGTGCGAGGGGAAGGGGACCCAGGTGCCAACCGCCGTGACGGCGTTTCCGACCTGGGTCCCCTTCCCCTCACGCTGCTGCGCGGCGTTCGGCCGGGGATGACAGCGGTGGTTTGAACCGTCGCGAGATGCTGGTCGGTCCTTGACTTTCCGCCTCCGGCATCCGATATTTCTGTCATGACAGAAATTACCGATATGAACGCCCTGCCTGCCGCGGTCCGGCGCTTCGTCCTGCAATGGGGCGACATGGGCGGGCAGTGGGGGGTCAACCGCTCGGTCAGCCAGATCCATGCGCTGCTCTATCTTTCGGACAGGCCGCTGACTGCGGAAGCGATCGCGGAGACGCTGGGGATGGCGCGGTCCAACGTGTCGAACTCGATCCGCGAGCTGCAGGGCTGGGGGCTGATCCGGCGGGTGCCGGTGCTGGGCGACCGGCGCGATCATTTCGAGGCCGATGCCGACGTCTGGTCGATCGCCGCCAAGATCGCGCAGGGGCGCAAGGAGCGCGAGCTCGATCCCGCCGTCGCGGCACTGGAAGCCTGCGTCGCCGACGCCAAATCCGACCCCAAGCTTGATCGCGTCGCCGCCGAGCGGCTGGCCGCGATGCTCGATTTCACCCGCACGATGACCGGCTGGTACGACCAGATGACCAAAGTGCCCCGCCCGACGCTGATGATGCTGATCCGCATGGGCGCGAAGATCGTCAGCTTACTGCCCATGCGAAAACGGGTCATTTAAGGGAGAGCGGCATGCTGCGGTCGGTCCGGCTCGACGACGCGTTCGATGTGGTGGCGCCGCAGCCCGTTCTCGAAGACCTGCGCTTCCGGACGCTGCTGCCGCGCGCCGACTGGGACGCGCTGCCGGCGCCGGTGCGGCGGCGGTTCTCCAAGCGCCTGAGCGCGGGCGACAGCGTCGTCTATGTCGGCGAAGTGGTCCGTACAAGGATCACACGCATGGGGCGGGTGTTCGCGCAAGCCGCGCGGCTGATCGGCGGGCCGCTGCCACTGGGGGCGGATATCGGCGTGCCGGCGGTCGTCACCGTGACCGAGGACCGCGCGAGCGGCGGCCAGGTGTGGACGCGGCTGTATGCGCGGCGCGGCGGCTTTCCCCAAGTGATCCATTCCGCCAAGCGCTTCGCCGGGCCGACCGGCCTCGAAGAGCATGTCGGGCGCGGTATCGGCATGGCGCTGCGCGTCGCGGTAGAGGACGGCGTGCTCAAATTCCGCAGCGCCGGGTATTTCCTGGCGCTTGGGCGTATGCGCCTGACGCTGCCGCGCTGGGCGGTGCCCGGCGATCTCACCGTCACCCATGCCGAACTGGGCGAAGGGCGCTTCCTGTTCGCGCTCGACATCGTCCATCCGCTGTTCGGCGCCATCATCCATCAGGCCGCCATTTTCAACGAGGCAACGCCATGATCACCAATCTCCTCTGGAGCCTGATCGCCATGCAGATCGCGCTGGGCGCGTTCGACACGCTTTATCATCACGAGATGACGGAGCGGCTGGCGTGGCGGCCGTCGCAGCGGCGCGAGCTCAAGCTGCATGGCGTGCGCAACCTTTTGTACGCGGCGCTGTTCGTGGCGCTGGGTTGGGCGGAGGTGCATGGCGCGGTGGCGGCGGCGGCGATCGCGGTGCTGGGCGTCGAGCTCGTCATCACGCTGTGGGATTTCGTCGAGGAGGATTTGACGCGCAAGCTGCCGGCGACGGAGCGGGTGACGCATACGCTGCTGGCGCTCAATTACGGAGCGATCCTGATGCTGCTCGTTCCGGTGCTGCTTGGCTGGGCGGCGGCAGACACCGAGGTCGTGGCGGCCTATCACGGATGGTGGAGCTGGCTCGCGGCGGGCGCGGCGCTGGGCGTGGCGCTGTTCGGGATGCGCGACCTGTTCGCGTCGGCACGCGTGGCGCGGCTGGCGCCCAAGCCGGCGGGCGCGCTGGTGATGGCACTGCCGCGGCACCGCACAATTCTGGTTACGGGAGCGACGGGCTTCGTCGGCTCGCGGCTGGTGGAAGGATTGAGTGCGGCGGGGCATGACGTGATCGTGCTGACGCGCGATGCGGCCAAGGCGACAGCGCTGCGCCCGCCCTTCCGCCTGATCACCGATCTCGAGCAGATCGACGGCGGCACGCGGATCGACGCGATCGTCAACCTCGCGGGCGAGGCGGTGAGCGGCGGGCTTTGGACGGCGCGCCGGCGGCACGCGATCATCGAGTCGCGGACGGCGATGACAGGCGCGCTCGCCAGGCTGATCGCGCGGCTGGAGACGCGACCGGAGGTGTTCGTCGCGGCCTCGGCGGTGGGCTGGTATGGCCTCCGCGGCGACGAGATGTTGGGCGAGGACGCCGCGCCGGCGGACTGCTTCAGCCATGCGAGCTGCGCCGCGGTGGAGCGCGAGGCGGCGCGCATCGGCGCGCTGGGCGTGCGGGTGGTGGCTTTGCGCATCGGGCTGGTGCTGGGGA
The nucleotide sequence above comes from Rhizomicrobium sp.. Encoded proteins:
- a CDS encoding MarR family transcriptional regulator, with amino-acid sequence MNALPAAVRRFVLQWGDMGGQWGVNRSVSQIHALLYLSDRPLTAEAIAETLGMARSNVSNSIRELQGWGLIRRVPVLGDRRDHFEADADVWSIAAKIAQGRKERELDPAVAALEACVADAKSDPKLDRVAAERLAAMLDFTRTMTGWYDQMTKVPRPTLMMLIRMGAKIVSLLPMRKRVI
- a CDS encoding ectonucleotide pyrophosphatase/phosphodiesterase, which gives rise to MRRLLLSAALLLAPTAPAAAQPVLMISIDGLRPGDVTDADKRGLKLPNLRAVMAGGAWASGVRNMLPTVTYPNHTTLITGAAPAVHGISNNVVFDPLQKNLEGWYWYAADIKVGTLWDAVHKAGGKTASLGWPVSVGTRSIDFDIPEYWRAWTPEDLKLIRALSTDGLLDALARDSGLPAAQLPGTEPENDATRAAYTAALLARERPQFTTLHLAALDHYEHKFGPGSPEANAILEETDATVGSLVAAARKAEPDLVVAIVSDHGFAPVQHDVNLIAAFIDAGLVTLDPATHKVAGWEASPWTAGGSAAVVLARPDDAALKAKVAALLARLAADPANGIAAVIDAPAIAALGGGTEPSFWVDFHPGWEAANRPGAALLLPGSNKGTHGYFPAHPEMRATFLIDGPGLAKTGALGEIDMRDIAPTLAKILGVALPQATGRPLF
- the mfd gene encoding transcription-repair coupling factor; translated protein: MERVDYIAKQPGRFAVTGAPSGYDAWLAVEAAQRMQSVVVFVASDDVHAAAVVEAATFFAPALSVLSFPAWDCLPYDRVSPKPDIESTRLATLAALARDDGPRTALVVTTVNAVLQRVPPRDWIAQASFFARAGHAVDRERMVAFLSGNGYVRASTVREPGDFALRGGIVDLWPPGIAQPLRLDFFGEELEAIRRFDAETQLSSDQIGEIELLPASEVPLGKDEISRFRAGYVAAFGPAHDDDPLYESVSAGRKHPGMEHWLPLFYERLDTFFDFVPRALILLGHETEESKTARLELVKDYFETREQFRRPKPDEKQTIKAPPYKPLKPATLYLIDAEWTAALARHNVRDLSPFQAPESTRSVDAGGRQGRDFQPERAAGKVNVFEAAAEHIAALQKAGKRVVVASWSAGSSERMGGVLSDHGVPAIRAVANWPDARKLHGDAVGIAVLGAERGFEAPDFAILSEQDILGDRMVRAQTRARRAQNFLQEASSLAPGDLVTHIEHGVARYLGLKTIDALGAPHDCLELQYDGGKLFLPVENIELLTRYGAEEGNAQLDRLGGAGWQQRKARAKERVREIAAELMRIAAARELKTLEPVDPPSGLYDEFCARFPWQETEDQEKAIADTMEDFAKGRPMDRLVCGDVGFGKTEVALRAAFAIAMSGQQVAVVVPTTLLARQHFRNFFERFKGFPVMVRQLSRFVDAKEAKQTKAELADGKVDIVVGTHALLAKTIQFHNLGLVIVDEEQHFGVTHKEQLKSLKADVHVLTLTATPIPRTLQLALSGVRDLSLITTPPIDRLAVRTFVTPFDPLVIREALLREHYRGGQSFYVAPRIADLREAEEFLKATVPEVKVAVGHGQMSAHVLEEVMTAFYERKVDVLISTNIVESGLDIPTANTMIVHRADMFGLSQLYQLRGRIGRAKQRAYAYLTTPADRKLTDTAARRLEVLQSLDQLGAGFSVASHDMDIRGAGNLLGEEQSGHVREVGIELYQEMLEDAVAQMRIGDGAAEIADQWSPTINIGAAVLIPETYVADLNVRMALYRRLAGIESREDIDRFAAELIDRFGALPDEVKHLLDIVAIKQLCRIALVEKIDAGPKGGTIAFRGGQFPNPLALVKLISAHAGTMKVRPDQKVVVTRDWPSPESRMNGIKNLMGQLAKLAVAA
- a CDS encoding NAD(P)/FAD-dependent oxidoreductase; translated protein: MITIVGAGMGGLTLARVLHRGGVDAVVYDADPSPTARHQGGMLDIHEDTGQAALRAAGLSEGFERLVLEQGDALRILDKTGAVRLSHPGNGARPEVERGALRDLFLASLPPGMVRWNARVTGVARTDEGGFRLSFADGSAAETDVLVGADGAWSKVRSLVSDAAPIYAGLSAVELRYRDADAKHPVAAALVGSGMMMALSDGRGILGHREPGNELCIYAALQVPAEWCEQTITREMLRAHFADWHPDFRALLAQSDGALQPRPVWVLAVGHRWPRVPGVTLVGDAAHLMSPFAGEGVNLAMIDGADLAREILARPGDIESAFAAYEAAMFPRAEEKAVESAAGLEMAFAPDAPRGMLDFFAGHGD
- a CDS encoding DUF4166 domain-containing protein, coding for MLRSVRLDDAFDVVAPQPVLEDLRFRTLLPRADWDALPAPVRRRFSKRLSAGDSVVYVGEVVRTRITRMGRVFAQAARLIGGPLPLGADIGVPAVVTVTEDRASGGQVWTRLYARRGGFPQVIHSAKRFAGPTGLEEHVGRGIGMALRVAVEDGVLKFRSAGYFLALGRMRLTLPRWAVPGDLTVTHAELGEGRFLFALDIVHPLFGAIIHQAAIFNEATP
- a CDS encoding TIGR01777 family oxidoreductase, which gives rise to MITNLLWSLIAMQIALGAFDTLYHHEMTERLAWRPSQRRELKLHGVRNLLYAALFVALGWAEVHGAVAAAAIAVLGVELVITLWDFVEEDLTRKLPATERVTHTLLALNYGAILMLLVPVLLGWAAADTEVVAAYHGWWSWLAAGAALGVALFGMRDLFASARVARLAPKPAGALVMALPRHRTILVTGATGFVGSRLVEGLSAAGHDVIVLTRDAAKATALRPPFRLITDLEQIDGGTRIDAIVNLAGEAVSGGLWTARRRHAIIESRTAMTGALARLIARLETRPEVFVAASAVGWYGLRGDEMLGEDAAPADCFSHASCAAVEREAARIGALGVRVVALRIGLVLGTEGGLLARLLLPFEFGAGGPVGSGAQWMSWIARDDLVRLIAHAVATPGLAGPVNATAPEPVRNRDFGRALGAALGRPAVMPLPAWPLRMVGGDFAKELLLGGQRVLPVAALASGFAFQHPRLEGALASMLGARVGEAHVARAEAAHRWGMG